One window from the genome of Paracoccus marcusii encodes:
- a CDS encoding metallopeptidase family protein, giving the protein MSDWNGRTAPDAAEIEAMARHAMTTLPPEFREAAAQVAIRVAEFAPEDVLDELQIDDAFDLTGIYDGIPVTEKSISDQPGGPDIIWLYRRPIMDEWASRGDVTLGDLVTHIVTHEMAHHFGWSDDDIATIDRWWE; this is encoded by the coding sequence ATGAGTGACTGGAACGGCCGCACGGCCCCCGACGCGGCCGAGATCGAGGCCATGGCCCGGCACGCCATGACCACCCTGCCCCCCGAATTCCGCGAAGCCGCGGCCCAGGTCGCCATCCGGGTCGCCGAATTCGCCCCAGAGGACGTGCTGGACGAGCTGCAGATCGACGACGCGTTCGACCTGACCGGCATCTATGACGGCATCCCCGTGACCGAGAAATCGATCAGCGACCAGCCGGGCGGGCCGGACATCATCTGGCTGTACCGCCGCCCGATCATGGACGAATGGGCGTCGCGTGGCGACGTGACCTTGGGCGATCTGGTCACCCATATCGTCACGCACGAGATGGCGCATCACTTCGGCTGGTCCGACGACGACATCGCCACCATCGACCGCTGGTGGGAATGA